One window from the genome of Vibrio sp. VB16 encodes:
- the maoP gene encoding DUF413 domain-containing protein: protein MEHIKLRMGEKCFEDEDIFPDGFAESGSFSYAEEELLTYWGKTMYALEVGHLIPENLEEEHFVQMTRNPKLARSCLEKVWVKYKALSRFDIPS from the coding sequence ATGGAACATATAAAGTTACGAATGGGAGAAAAATGCTTCGAAGATGAAGATATATTTCCTGATGGATTTGCAGAATCAGGTTCGTTTTCTTATGCGGAAGAAGAGTTGCTGACATATTGGGGAAAAACAATGTACGCTCTAGAGGTCGGGCACCTCATTCCTGAAAACTTAGAAGAAGAACATTTCGTACAAATGACTAGGAACCCCAAATTAGCTCGTTCTTGCCTTGAGAAAGTGTGGGTTAAATACAAAGCATTATCTAGATTCGACATACCTTCATGA
- a CDS encoding mechanosensitive ion channel family protein: protein MIDYIQNSYLLQQVVIGTLLLISFRVARKVVHQWLEKLADNKQVSLQRKQFVIKSFNVASFGLFGAIFTIFLGIGFGDISLFLSSVFAVLGVALFAQWSILSNLTASILIFFVFPYRIGDTIKVAEKDADVSGELIDITMFHVIIRHDDGNIITYPNNLILQKGVTKILNHSGRSIEAMDKNSLNN from the coding sequence ATGATTGATTACATTCAAAATAGTTATTTATTGCAACAGGTTGTCATTGGAACATTACTTTTAATCAGCTTTCGGGTTGCAAGAAAGGTTGTCCACCAGTGGCTAGAGAAACTAGCAGACAACAAACAAGTCTCTCTACAAAGAAAACAGTTTGTTATCAAATCATTTAATGTTGCTTCATTTGGTCTATTTGGCGCGATTTTTACGATTTTTTTAGGCATCGGCTTTGGGGATATTTCTCTTTTCTTGTCTTCCGTTTTCGCAGTATTGGGTGTCGCACTCTTTGCTCAATGGTCCATCTTGAGCAATCTAACCGCGAGCATACTCATTTTTTTCGTATTTCCTTACCGTATAGGAGACACGATTAAAGTGGCTGAAAAAGATGCAGATGTTAGTGGAGAACTCATAGATATTACTATGTTTCACGTGATTATACGTCATGATGATGGCAATATTATTACTTATCCAAATAATTTGATTTTACAAAAAGGAGTTACGAAGATTCTGAACCATTCAGGTCGTAGTATTGAGGCAATGGATAAAAATTCGCTCAACAATTAA